One genomic segment of Ignavibacteriota bacterium includes these proteins:
- a CDS encoding M28 family peptidase, translating to MKSQIIIKSFLLFFISTSFIFSQTENKNSNSYTYVKSNLEFLASDELEGREFGSRGEKLASLFISEELEKYGVKPFGDSGTYFQNFNIVVESFEEGANLAFQFEDSSKIIYESGTDIVFLSRTFPSQNFAEKLYEIIFAGYGIESEEDNYNSYKNIDVTGKVVLILSGTPKKDGKEILSESAVRKFERSNSKSKIAKEKGAVGIVVLPDEEILQYWNFIREMSKSKKFLVEEEIFSENEKDIPAIILNENSAKTLLANEKYNFDFLKNNLETPINFELKTKVKLNYKIISEKKIARNVIGIIEGNNPKLQNEIVAIGAHYDHEGIKGNQIYNGADDNGSGTVTILETARKLAQSKNNERPVLIIFHTGEEKGLKGAEYLTSKSNFVDKIISYINIDMVGRESEDSIYCIGASKLSKELGTLVEEANKNSAQFYLNYKFDDPNDPNRFYYRSDHIHYANKGIPIAFFYDYMNEDYHKTTDDVEKINFNKIVKMVNLLENLTNAISNLDHKLKID from the coding sequence TTGAAATCTCAAATTATAATAAAATCATTTCTATTATTTTTTATTTCTACATCTTTCATTTTTTCGCAGACAGAAAATAAAAATTCAAATTCTTACACTTATGTAAAATCAAATTTAGAATTTCTTGCTTCTGATGAATTAGAAGGAAGAGAATTTGGTTCAAGAGGAGAAAAATTAGCATCGTTATTTATTTCGGAAGAATTGGAAAAATACGGCGTTAAACCTTTTGGAGACAGCGGAACTTATTTTCAAAATTTCAATATTGTTGTAGAAAGTTTTGAAGAAGGTGCAAATCTTGCATTTCAATTTGAAGACAGCTCAAAAATAATTTATGAAAGCGGAACCGATATTGTATTTCTTTCTAGAACATTTCCATCGCAAAATTTTGCGGAAAAATTGTATGAAATAATATTTGCGGGTTACGGAATTGAATCGGAAGAAGATAATTATAATAGTTATAAAAATATTGATGTTACCGGAAAAGTAGTTTTGATTTTATCCGGAACTCCTAAAAAAGATGGGAAAGAAATTTTAAGTGAAAGTGCAGTGAGGAAATTTGAAAGATCTAATTCAAAAAGTAAAATTGCAAAAGAAAAAGGCGCCGTTGGAATTGTAGTTTTACCGGATGAAGAAATTTTACAGTATTGGAATTTTATCCGAGAAATGTCGAAATCAAAAAAATTTTTAGTTGAAGAAGAAATATTTTCTGAGAACGAAAAAGATATTCCAGCAATTATATTAAATGAAAATTCCGCAAAAACATTATTGGCAAATGAAAAATATAATTTTGATTTTCTAAAAAATAATTTGGAAACTCCAATTAATTTTGAACTTAAAACTAAAGTAAAACTTAATTATAAAATTATTAGCGAGAAAAAAATTGCGCGAAATGTAATCGGAATTATTGAAGGAAATAATCCCAAATTACAAAATGAGATTGTTGCAATCGGCGCGCATTATGATCATGAAGGAATTAAGGGAAATCAAATTTATAACGGAGCTGATGATAATGGTTCCGGCACAGTAACAATTTTGGAAACTGCAAGAAAATTAGCTCAGTCAAAAAATAATGAAAGACCGGTGTTAATAATTTTTCATACTGGAGAAGAAAAAGGATTAAAAGGTGCTGAGTATTTAACAAGCAAAAGTAATTTTGTTGATAAAATAATTTCTTACATAAATATTGATATGGTTGGAAGAGAAAGTGAAGATTCCATTTACTGCATTGGTGCAAGTAAGCTTAGCAAAGAACTTGGAACTCTTGTAGAAGAAGCAAATAAAAATTCAGCACAATTTTATTTGAATTACAAATTTGATGATCCGAATGATCCAAATAGATTTTATTATAGAAGCGATCATATTCATTATGCAAATAAAGGAATTCCCATTGCATTTTTTTATGATTATATGAATGAAGATTACCACAAAACTACAGATGATGTTGAAAAAATTAATTTTAATAAAATTGTAAAAATGGTAAATCTGTTAGAAAATTTAACAAACGCAATTTCTAATCTTGATCACAAATTGAAAATTGATTGA